The following nucleotide sequence is from Candidatus Zixiibacteriota bacterium.
TGTTTGCAGATATTCGCACGCCGCAGATGCGGTCAATATGGCTTTGCATCGACTGAAACCACACGGTCGCCGTCGAAGCGCAGCGCGTAGATCGCGCGCGGCACCACCGCCAGGGCTGTACCTCCGGACTGTGTGCCGCCGGCGCCCAGCGGCCGGTCATACTTCCAAACTTCAACTGTGGGTGTTTCGGAGTCATTCTCGATGCTCGCTGGGTCTCCCCAGACCTGGCGGACCTGGTCTTTCCTCATGCCGACGACCACCGAATCGGCCTGCATCGCCGCAGCGATTTCGCCGCGCGGTGTCGGGTTGGTGTCTCGGTTACGGGCCGATGTGCATCCCAGAACGATCAGGCAGCCCAACAGACCAGGACCGAGCCAATTGATGCGCTTCATGGCGACCATGGGCACTCTCCTCTCCGGATGAACACAAACTTTGGAACCAGTGACTGCAATTTATGTACAAACCCGCTTGATGGGGCCCGAAGACCGTAACCACGTGGCCCCTTGAATCTTCCGGGGCATCGCCCTATGTTTTGCTCTGACTGTTATACAGACTCAGCCGCATTTTGTTGTTTATGACAATTGACTGAACTGCCCATTCTCGATGATTGAAGTCAGGAATCTGACCAGAAAATACGGCCCCTCCGTCGCCGTCGACGCCATCAGCTTCACCATGAAGACCGGCGAAGTGCTGGGCTTTCTCGGTCCCAATGGCGCAGGGAAGACGACAACTATGAAGGTTATTACCGGGTACATGCCGCCGTCGGAGGGCGACGTGCTCATCGATGGCGTTGATGTGACAGAAGACTCCGTCGAGGTACGCCGCAAGATCGGTTACCTGCCGGAAAACAACCCGCTGTACACCGATATGACGCCGCTGGAGTATCTCACCTTCTGCCAGCGTCTGCGCGGGATTCCCCGGTCCGAACACCGGCCGCGCAACGATCGCATGGTCGCGATGTGCGGGTTGGAAGAAGTCCTCAGGAAGGACATTGGCGAACTGTCGAAGGGATACCGCCAGCGCGTCGGATTGGCGCAAGCGATGGTCCATGATCCGGAAATCCTGATTCTGGATGAACCGACCGTCGGCCTCGATCCCAACCAGATCGTCGAAATACGCGCCCTGATCAAGGAACTGGGGCGTGCCAAAACGCTCATCCTGTGCACGCACATTCTCTCGGAGGTCGAAGCGGCCTGCGACCGCGTGCTGATCATCAGCAAGGGGAAGATCGTCGCCGATGGGACCCCCGACACCCTGCGTGCCGCCGCCAGCGGACACGATCGCATCCATGTCGAAGTGCGCGGACCAGCCCATGAAGTCCTCGATGCGCTCAAAGGCCTCGATGGCGCGGCACGTGTCTCCACCGACGGCCAGAGCGCCGGCGCATCACGATTTGTCATCGAGACCGCACCAGCGGCCGACCTGCGGGAATCGGTGTTCAAGCTTGTGCGCGAACGCGGCTGGGTCTTGCTGGAACTGCGGCGTGAGTCTGTCCGACTGGAAGATGTCTTCCGTCAACTGACCACTCAATCCTGATCGGGCCATTCGATGTTATCCAACACTCTGACGTTCGCCCAGAAGGAGCTGCGCAGTCTCTTCAATTCGGCGGTGGCCTATGTCATCCTCACGCTGTTTTTGCTGATCGCCGGATGGTTCTTCTCGTCGGGATTGTTCCTCGTGGGTGAGGCCGACATGCGTGACCTGTTTTCGGTCGTCATTCCGATCACATTTCTCTTCTTCGTGCCCGCCATCACCATGCGGACGATCGCCGAAGAACGGAAATCGGGCACACTCGAGCTCCTCGTGACGCTGCCCGTGCACGACGTGGAAATCGTCCTCGGTAAATTTCTGGCCGCCCTCGGCCTGCTGGCGGCGGCGCTGCTGTTGACCTTCGCGTATCCATTGACGCTGACCATGCTCGGCGATCCCGACGGGGGTGCGTTGATCGGCGGCTATCTGGGGCTGCTGCTCATGGGGGGCTCCTACCTGGCGATCGGGCTGTTCACGTCAGGGCTGACGCAGAATCAAATCGTCGCCTTCATCACGGGATTCGTCGTCATCTTCGGGTTGTTCATGCTCGACAAAGTCTTGCCGTTTTTTCCCGGCGGCGTCGCGTCGGTGTTGCAGTATCTCTCATCGTCCTACCATTTCGAGAATCTCGCCCGCGGAGTCATCGACACGCGGGATGTGATCTACTATTTGTCGATCATGACTTTATTTCTGTTTCTGTCAGTGCGAACACTGGAGTCGCGGCGGTGGCGGTAGGGTGATGGCGTGATCAGGCAGGGAGTCAGGCGGGGAATCGGATCGCTGACGGCAGTGCCCATGCTGCTGGGCGTTGTCATCGCGGTCAACCTGCTGGCGCTGTTTTTCTTCGCGCGCCTGGATATCACCGACACGCGCGAGTACTCGCTGTCGGAGGCATCCAAGGAGATGGCGCGCGCGCTGGATGATCCGGTGATCGCCCGGCTGTACTTCTCCGAAGACCTGCCATACCCTTACAATCTCAATTCGCGGTATTTGCGCGACATTCTCTATGAATACCGTGCCTACTCTGGCAGGAATCTGCGCTTCGAGTTCGTCGATCCGGTCAAAACCGATCGCGAAGTAGAGGCGCGCGGCATGGGGATTCCCGCCATGCAGGTCAACGTGATCGAGAAGGATAAGTATGAACTGAAGAAAGTGTACATGGGTGTGGCGTTTCTCTATGAAGACAAGCGCGAAGTCATACCGTTCGTGCAGTCGCGCGCCAATCTCGAATACGAACTGTCCAGCGCCATCCGCAAAGTCACCGCCGACTCGCTGCCGGTCGTGGGATTCCTGACCGGCCACAGCGAGAACAGCTTCACGACCAATCTGCAGATCGCGCGGCAGGCGCTGCAACAGCTCTACGAAGTACAGACTGTTTCAATCACGCCCGGTGTGTTGATTCCCGGCGACATCACGACGTTGGTAATCGCGGGCCCGCGTGACTCGGTGGGACAATGGGATCAGTACGCCATCGATCAATTCGTCATGCGCGGGGGGCATCTCGGCGTTTTCTACGATCCGGTCATCGCCGATATGCAACTGCAAACCGCGGCCAGCACCCAGGCCAACTGGCTCGAATTTCTCCGACACTATGGAATGGCGGTCAACGAGAACCTCGTGCTGGATGCGGCCTGCTCTGAAATCGCGGTCATGGAGCAGCAGGGTCTTTTCACCATTCAGAATCGTGTGCGCTACCCCTTCATTCCCAACATCAGCGACTTCAACAACGAGCATCTCATCGGCAAAGACCTGCAGGGCGTTCTGCTCCCATTCGTCAGTTCGTTGGACTCGGCGGCGGCACAAGACGCCGGGCTGACCTTCCAGTGGATTTGCCGAAGCTCGGAACGCACCGGTGTGCGCCGTGCCCCGTACTACGTCTCCGCGCTGCAGGAATTCGTCCAAAGCCAGTTCACCGAGTCTCCACAGGTGCTGG
It contains:
- a CDS encoding ATP-binding cassette domain-containing protein, whose product is MIEVRNLTRKYGPSVAVDAISFTMKTGEVLGFLGPNGAGKTTTMKVITGYMPPSEGDVLIDGVDVTEDSVEVRRKIGYLPENNPLYTDMTPLEYLTFCQRLRGIPRSEHRPRNDRMVAMCGLEEVLRKDIGELSKGYRQRVGLAQAMVHDPEILILDEPTVGLDPNQIVEIRALIKELGRAKTLILCTHILSEVEAACDRVLIISKGKIVADGTPDTLRAAASGHDRIHVEVRGPAHEVLDALKGLDGAARVSTDGQSAGASRFVIETAPAADLRESVFKLVRERGWVLLELRRESVRLEDVFRQLTTQS
- a CDS encoding GldG family protein; translation: MIRQGVRRGIGSLTAVPMLLGVVIAVNLLALFFFARLDITDTREYSLSEASKEMARALDDPVIARLYFSEDLPYPYNLNSRYLRDILYEYRAYSGRNLRFEFVDPVKTDREVEARGMGIPAMQVNVIEKDKYELKKVYMGVAFLYEDKREVIPFVQSRANLEYELSSAIRKVTADSLPVVGFLTGHSENSFTTNLQIARQALQQLYEVQTVSITPGVLIPGDITTLVIAGPRDSVGQWDQYAIDQFVMRGGHLGVFYDPVIADMQLQTAASTQANWLEFLRHYGMAVNENLVLDAACSEIAVMEQQGLFTIQNRVRYPFIPNISDFNNEHLIGKDLQGVLLPFVSSLDSAAAQDAGLTFQWICRSSERTGVRRAPYYVSALQEFVQSQFTESPQVLAAAVTGVFHSIFPTGPPLDPAADGTTPADHLSTSVPSRMVIVGDADFCTDQAMRSPSNVSFFMNIVDWLTQDERLITIRSRNVTTRKLDEVSDAKRRTVKYANIFGPPLFVICVGLWRWQSRRRMKRGSQIT
- a CDS encoding ABC transporter permease, producing MLSNTLTFAQKELRSLFNSAVAYVILTLFLLIAGWFFSSGLFLVGEADMRDLFSVVIPITFLFFVPAITMRTIAEERKSGTLELLVTLPVHDVEIVLGKFLAALGLLAAALLLTFAYPLTLTMLGDPDGGALIGGYLGLLLMGGSYLAIGLFTSGLTQNQIVAFITGFVVIFGLFMLDKVLPFFPGGVASVLQYLSSSYHFENLARGVIDTRDVIYYLSIMTLFLFLSVRTLESRRWR